In the Podospora pseudocomata strain CBS 415.72m chromosome 5, whole genome shotgun sequence genome, one interval contains:
- a CDS encoding hypothetical protein (COG:O; MEROPS:MER0003908; EggNog:ENOG503NUYK) yields the protein MKLSTAISLLAGAAPLVSAAAAPRLERKMNYDGYKAYSIATHHNPAAIKAKLTRFAAIPFNLDNDEHLDIAIPAEEVAAFEALGLETQLMHEDLGADIAEEGTFAPYTSVGAQAVPSLTWFNSYHAYADHITFFNDLQASFPNASEIFTIGKSFQGRDIFGIHIWGSGGKGSKPAIYFHGTVHAREWISAKVVEYITYHLLTQYATDAAVRAIRDKFDFYILPVVNPDGFVYTQTNDRLWRKNRQTRSGQSCVGTDQNRNWNYQWSVTGGASTSPCSETYKGLAAGDTPEIRALTAFTTTLKNSRGIRLYIDWHSYGQYILLPYGYDCSARASNHAAQSSLASGMATRIRQSYGTTFTTGPSCSTLYKTTGSAPDYMTAVGGATYAWTIELRPAGSSGGGFVLPATQILPSSIEQWEGIKYVLAQV from the exons ATGAAGCTGTCAACCGCCATCAGCCTTTTGGCTGGTGCCGCCCCTCTGGTctcggccgccgccgctcccAGGCTCGAGCGCAAGATGAACTATGATGGGTACAAGGCCTACAGCATTGCCACCCATCATAACccggccgccatcaaggcAAAGCTCACCAGGTTTGCCGCCatccccttcaacctcgacaacgaTGAGCACCTCGACATTGCCATCCCTGCCGAGGAGGTCGCTGCCTTTGAGGCCCTCGGTCTCGAGACCCAGCTCATGCACGAGGATCTCGGTGCTGATATCGCCGAGGAGGGTACCTTTGCCCCCTACACCA GCGTCGGTGCCCAGGCTGTCCCCAGCTTGACCTGGTTCAACTCGTACCACGCGTACGCCGACCACATCACCTTTTTCAACGACCTGCAGGCGTCGTTCCCCAACGCTTCCGAGATCTTCACCATCGGCAAGTCGTTCCAGGGCCGTGACATTTTTGGCATCCACATCTGGGGCTCTGGCGGCAAGGGCTCCAAGCCCGCCATCTACTTCCACGGCACCGTCCACGCCCGCGAGTGGATCAGCGCCAAGGTCGTCGAGTACATCACctaccacctcctcacccagtATGCTACCGACGCCGCCGTCCGTGCCATCCGTGACAAGTTTGACTTTTACATCCTCCCCGTTGTCAACCCCGACG GATTCGTCTACACCCAAACCAACGACCGCCTCTGGCGCAAGAACCGCCAAACCCGCTCCGGCCAGTCCTGCGTCGGCACCGACCAGAACCGCAACTGGAACTACCAGTGGTCCGTCACCGGCGGcgcctccacctcaccctgCTCCGAGACCTACAAGGGCCTCGCCGCCGGCGACACCCCCGAGATCAGGGCCCTGaccgccttcaccaccaccctcaagaACAGCCGCGGCATCCGCCTCTACATCGACTGGCACTCGTACGGCCAGTACATCCTCCTGCCTTATGGGTACGACTGCTCCGCCCGCGCGTCCAACCACGCCGCCCAGAGCAGTCTCGCCTCTGGCATGGCTACTCGGATCAGACAGAGCTACGGCACTACcttcaccaccggccccaGCTGCTCGACGCTGTACAAGACTACTGGCAGCGCGCCGGATTACATGactgctgttggtggtgctACTTATGCTTGGACTATCGAGTTGAGGCCTGCGGgcagcagcggtggtggctttGTTTTGCCTGCTACGCAGATTTTGCCTAGCAGTATTGAGCAGTGGGAAGGTATCAAGTATGTGCTTGCTCAGGTTTGA
- a CDS encoding hypothetical protein (EggNog:ENOG503P8FI; COG:Q), translating to MPSKTAILVVDFQNSLATDPGTKIPHAARVCEAGTSILQVARQIRDTRVREHSLPPGFITVFVQHQESPEEGLLVFGTDPWGLVFKPRQGLENGEDFVVAKSVRNAFSNSVLEQILREHGVEELVIFGIQSECCVEATCHGAIDAGFAITLLSGAHSTYPEPEARPEEIEAQVEARVRARGATVVRWEDAVEVWEKKGQVLGPYQ from the exons ATGCCTTCTAAAACAGCCATTCTAGTCGTTGACTTCCAAAACTCCCTGGCGACAGATCCAGGCACCAAAATACCTCATGCGGCCCGGGTCTGTGAGGCGGGAACCAGCATTCTTCAAGTAGCTCGGCAGATTCGAGACACCCGAGTACGGGAACATAGTCTTCCTCCGGGCTTCATCACCGTATTTGTGCAGCACCAGGAGTCGCCAGAAGAGGGGCTGTTGGTCTTTGGAACAGACCCTTGGGGTTTGGTCTTCAAGCCACGACAAGGTTTGGAGAATGGAGAGGACTTTGTTGTCGCAAAATCAGTCC GCAATGCTTTTTCCAACTCGGTGCTTGAGCAGATACTCAGAGAGCACGGCGTGGAAGAGTTGGTCATCTTCGGCATCCAGAGCGAATGCTGCGTCGAGGCCACCTGCCATGGCGCCATTGATGCTGGCTTTGCCATCACACTGCTTTCAGGGGCACACTCGACGTATCCCGAACCCGAGGCCAGACCAGAAGAGATTGAGGCACAGGTAGAGGCCCGTGTGCGGGCAAGGGGAGCAACAGTGGTCAGGTGGGAGGATGCAGTCGAGGTatgggagaagaagggccaGGTCCTCGGACCATATCAGTAG